A stretch of Candidatus Desulfarcum epimagneticum DNA encodes these proteins:
- the meaB gene encoding Methylmalonyl-CoA mutase accessory protein (Evidence 2a : Function from experimental evidences in other organisms; Product type e : enzyme), with protein MTDPLKKTDPAHYIEGVLNRDFRALSKAITLIESSRSDHRKISREIVDGLLPKTGKAVRVGITGVPGVGKSAFIESFGMMLVEEGRRVAVLSIDPSSVRSGGSIMADKTRMKRLSAEKKAYIRPSPSGGTLGGVARKTRETLLLCEAAGFDVIIVETVGVGQSETVAASMVDFFLLLMLAGAGDELQGIKKGVMEIADAIVINKADGDNIEKAEQARREYESAVHLLSRPSDTWNPPALTCSALAMTGVREVWETILSHRDILLESGGLMEKRRSQSLDWMWSIVDEGLKERFRGHPGVKDILPQIVKDVDSGRMAPAAAADSLLFALDRGR; from the coding sequence TTGACGGACCCTTTGAAAAAAACGGACCCCGCTCATTACATCGAAGGGGTCCTGAACCGGGATTTCCGGGCGCTTTCCAAGGCCATCACCCTGATTGAAAGCTCTCGTTCCGATCACCGGAAGATCTCCCGGGAAATCGTGGACGGCCTTTTGCCGAAAACGGGAAAGGCCGTCCGGGTGGGGATCACCGGCGTGCCCGGGGTGGGAAAAAGCGCCTTTATTGAAAGTTTCGGCATGATGCTGGTGGAAGAGGGCCGGCGCGTGGCGGTTCTGTCCATCGATCCCAGCAGCGTCAGGAGCGGGGGCAGCATTATGGCCGACAAGACCCGGATGAAGCGGCTGTCGGCGGAAAAAAAAGCCTACATCCGGCCCTCCCCCTCCGGGGGGACCCTGGGAGGGGTGGCCCGGAAGACCCGGGAGACCCTGCTTTTATGCGAGGCGGCCGGGTTTGATGTGATCATCGTGGAAACCGTGGGGGTGGGGCAGTCCGAGACCGTGGCCGCCTCCATGGTGGACTTCTTTCTTCTCCTGATGCTGGCCGGGGCCGGAGACGAGCTTCAGGGCATCAAAAAAGGCGTCATGGAGATCGCCGACGCCATCGTCATCAACAAGGCGGACGGGGACAATATTGAAAAGGCCGAGCAGGCCAGGCGGGAGTATGAATCGGCCGTTCATCTTCTGTCCCGCCCTTCGGACACATGGAACCCCCCGGCTTTGACATGCAGCGCCCTTGCCATGACCGGGGTCCGGGAGGTGTGGGAGACGATTTTGTCTCACCGGGACATTCTTTTGGAAAGCGGCGGGCTGATGGAAAAAAGGCGGTCCCAGTCGCTGGACTGGATGTGGTCCATCGTGGATGAGGGCCTGAAGGAAAGGTTTCGCGGCCATCCCGGCGTCAAAGACATTCTCCCGCAGATTGTCAAAGACGTGGATTCCGGGCGCATGGCGCCGGCCGCGGCGGCGGACAGTCTTTTGTTTGCCCTTGACAGGGGGCGCTGA
- a CDS encoding putative Methylmalonyl-CoA carboxyltransferase 12S subunit (Evidence 3 : Putative function from multiple computational evidences; Product type e : enzyme), translating to MGISRDKIKDLKDREEKILAMGGEKLVGKHKDKGKLTARERLALLFDPGSFQELDMFVSHRCVNFGMESVEIPCDGVVTGHGLVDGRPVFAYSQDFTSRAGSLGEMHAKKICKVMDMALKAGAPMVGINDSGGARIQEGVDALSGYGQIFYRNSNASGVIPQISAIMGPTAGGAVYSPAMTDWVFMVKKTSYMFITGPDVIRSVTGEEVTFEELGGAMTHNEKSGVAHFACESDEDAIAEIKKLLSYIPSNNMEDPPFKDTADDPRRTDPALDDIIPDSPNQSYDMKEVIRSIVDNGEFFEPHMYFAQNILVCFARLNGRPIGIIANQPAVLAGCLDVDASDKATRFIRFCDAFNIPMLTIADVPGYLPGKQQEWGGIIRHGAKLLWCYSEATVPKMLLVTRKDYGGSYLAMCSKDLGADMAFAWPTAQIAVMGAAGAANVIHRKEIKGADDPAEKRKEKIEEYEALFSNPYCAASRGYIDAVIVPSETRPRLIAALEALCGKRETRPPKKHGNIPM from the coding sequence ATGGGCATTTCGCGTGACAAAATAAAGGATCTCAAAGACAGGGAAGAAAAGATCCTTGCGATGGGCGGTGAAAAGCTGGTGGGCAAACACAAGGACAAAGGCAAACTGACGGCCCGGGAAAGGCTGGCGCTTCTTTTTGACCCCGGCTCTTTCCAGGAGCTGGACATGTTCGTGTCTCACCGATGCGTCAACTTCGGCATGGAATCCGTGGAGATTCCCTGCGACGGCGTGGTCACCGGCCACGGCCTTGTGGACGGCCGCCCGGTTTTCGCCTATTCCCAGGATTTCACATCCCGGGCCGGAAGCCTGGGCGAGATGCATGCGAAAAAAATCTGCAAGGTCATGGACATGGCGCTCAAGGCCGGGGCCCCCATGGTGGGGATCAACGACTCCGGGGGCGCCCGAATCCAGGAGGGCGTGGACGCCCTGTCCGGCTACGGACAGATTTTTTACCGCAATTCCAACGCCTCGGGGGTCATTCCCCAGATTTCGGCCATCATGGGGCCCACGGCCGGGGGCGCCGTGTACTCCCCGGCCATGACCGACTGGGTGTTCATGGTGAAAAAAACCAGCTACATGTTCATCACCGGCCCGGACGTGATCCGGTCGGTGACCGGCGAGGAGGTCACCTTCGAGGAGCTGGGCGGCGCCATGACCCACAATGAAAAAAGCGGGGTGGCCCACTTCGCCTGCGAAAGCGACGAAGACGCCATCGCCGAAATCAAGAAGCTTCTTTCCTATATTCCCTCCAACAACATGGAGGACCCCCCGTTCAAAGACACGGCCGACGATCCCCGGCGGACCGACCCGGCCCTGGACGACATCATTCCCGACTCCCCCAACCAGTCCTACGACATGAAAGAGGTCATCCGCTCCATCGTGGACAACGGGGAGTTTTTTGAGCCCCACATGTATTTCGCCCAGAACATCCTTGTGTGCTTCGCCCGTTTAAACGGCCGGCCCATCGGCATCATCGCCAACCAGCCGGCGGTTCTGGCCGGATGCCTGGATGTGGACGCCTCGGACAAGGCCACGCGCTTTATCCGCTTTTGCGACGCCTTCAACATTCCCATGCTCACCATCGCCGACGTGCCGGGCTATCTTCCCGGCAAGCAGCAGGAGTGGGGGGGCATCATCCGCCACGGCGCCAAGCTTCTGTGGTGCTATTCCGAGGCCACGGTTCCCAAGATGCTCCTGGTGACCCGGAAGGACTACGGCGGCTCCTACCTGGCCATGTGCTCCAAGGACCTGGGCGCCGACATGGCCTTTGCGTGGCCCACCGCCCAGATCGCGGTCATGGGCGCCGCCGGGGCCGCCAACGTCATCCATCGAAAGGAGATCAAGGGGGCCGACGATCCGGCTGAAAAGCGCAAGGAGAAGATCGAGGAATACGAAGCGCTTTTTTCCAATCCCTACTGCGCCGCCTCCAGGGGATATATCGACGCCGTTATCGTTCCTTCTGAAACCCGGCCCAGGCTCATCGCCGCCCTTGAGGCCCTGTGCGGCAAGCGGGAGACCAGGCCTCCCAAGAAACACGGCAATATTCCCATGTGA
- a CDS encoding conserved hypothetical protein (Evidence 4 : Unknown function but conserved in other organisms): MKNDKKARAAAMAAVMTYIKTGEEAARAMALESGEPGPPKASQEALFQIRPWGASGRQAQMNARFLMQMRALR; this comes from the coding sequence ATGAAAAACGACAAAAAGGCAAGGGCGGCGGCCATGGCGGCCGTCATGACATACATCAAAACCGGGGAGGAGGCCGCCCGCGCCATGGCCCTTGAATCCGGGGAGCCCGGTCCGCCGAAGGCGTCTCAGGAGGCCCTTTTCCAGATAAGGCCCTGGGGGGCAAGCGGCCGCCAGGCCCAGATGAACGCCCGTTTTCTGATGCAGATGCGGGCGCTGCGTTAG
- the pycB gene encoding Pyruvate carboxylase subunit B: protein MSVHSQLKTTKMDYSKDRPKAKKPVLVQDLTLRDGHQSLFATRGRTEDMIPVAEMMDEVGFWAIETWGGATFDTMHRFLNEDPWERIRTLKRYIKKTPFSMLLRAQNLVGYRNYADDLARAFVDRAAENGMDIFRTFDALNDYRNFETVVPVIKECGKHFQGCICYSMTQRRMGGDVYGLDYFIQKAKDLEKMGADSICVKDMAGLLAPYDAYPLIQGLKEAVKVPIHLHSHFTSGMSPMTHLKAIEAGVDIIDACMAPYSYRTSHAAVEPLVMSLLGTNRDTGFDIERLAAINEVLEKEVLPKYKHLLDDSKVSIIDINVLLHQTPGGMLSNLVNQLREMDALEKINEVYAELPRVRKELGQIPLVTPTSQIVGTQTVNNVLFDDDKDRYKMITGQVKDLCYGLYGKTPAPIDPDLQKKALAGYERGEKPIECRPAEVLEPELEKAAADVKGLAADIDDEILYALYPVTGKRFLKWKYGKEQAPDSVKPRTLEEVKAEDERVKLARAGELVKKPGGDSPEKTENARTFNVFVEGEYYEVDVDEVGGPPVIAYAAPAPAAAPAPAPAAAAPAPKPAPAAKAEPAPEKAPEPPKPAAGGGTPLVAPMPGMIVKYEKQAGDSVSEGETVVVLEAMKMENALPAPLGGVIKEIYFQSGDSVAKGDTLCVIE from the coding sequence ATGAGCGTTCACAGTCAATTGAAGACGACCAAAATGGACTACTCGAAGGACAGGCCGAAGGCCAAAAAACCGGTTCTGGTTCAGGACTTGACCTTGCGTGACGGCCATCAATCCCTTTTCGCCACCCGGGGACGGACCGAGGACATGATCCCGGTGGCGGAGATGATGGACGAAGTGGGCTTCTGGGCCATTGAAACCTGGGGAGGCGCCACCTTTGACACCATGCACCGCTTTTTGAACGAGGACCCCTGGGAGAGAATCCGAACCCTGAAACGCTATATTAAAAAGACCCCGTTTTCCATGCTGCTTCGGGCCCAGAATCTGGTGGGCTACCGGAATTACGCCGATGACCTGGCGCGCGCCTTTGTGGATCGGGCCGCTGAAAACGGGATGGACATATTCAGAACCTTTGACGCCTTGAACGATTACCGCAATTTTGAGACCGTGGTCCCGGTCATCAAGGAATGCGGGAAACATTTCCAGGGATGCATCTGCTACAGCATGACCCAGCGCCGGATGGGCGGGGATGTGTACGGCCTCGACTACTTCATTCAAAAGGCCAAAGACCTGGAAAAAATGGGCGCCGACAGCATCTGCGTCAAGGACATGGCCGGGCTTCTGGCCCCCTATGACGCCTATCCCCTCATCCAGGGGCTCAAGGAGGCGGTCAAGGTTCCCATTCATCTTCACAGCCATTTCACATCGGGCATGTCTCCCATGACCCACTTAAAGGCCATTGAGGCCGGGGTGGACATCATCGACGCCTGCATGGCGCCTTACTCCTACCGGACCTCCCATGCCGCCGTGGAGCCTTTGGTCATGAGTCTCCTGGGAACCAACCGGGACACGGGTTTTGACATCGAGCGCCTGGCGGCCATCAACGAGGTTCTGGAAAAAGAGGTCCTTCCCAAGTACAAGCATCTGCTGGACGACAGCAAGGTGTCGATCATCGACATCAACGTGCTGCTCCACCAGACCCCGGGCGGCATGCTGTCCAACCTGGTGAATCAGCTCAGGGAAATGGACGCGCTGGAAAAGATCAACGAGGTTTACGCGGAGCTGCCCCGGGTCAGAAAAGAGCTGGGCCAGATTCCCCTGGTGACCCCCACCAGCCAGATCGTGGGCACCCAGACCGTGAACAACGTCCTGTTCGACGACGACAAAGATCGGTATAAGATGATCACCGGCCAGGTCAAGGACCTTTGCTACGGCCTTTACGGAAAAACCCCGGCGCCCATTGATCCTGATCTTCAAAAAAAGGCGCTTGCGGGATATGAAAGGGGCGAAAAACCCATTGAGTGTCGCCCGGCCGAGGTCCTGGAGCCCGAGCTTGAGAAGGCGGCCGCTGATGTGAAGGGCCTGGCGGCGGACATCGACGACGAGATTCTCTACGCCCTTTACCCGGTCACCGGGAAACGGTTTTTGAAGTGGAAGTATGGAAAAGAGCAGGCCCCGGACAGCGTCAAACCCCGGACCCTGGAAGAGGTCAAGGCCGAGGATGAGAGGGTCAAACTGGCCCGGGCCGGCGAGCTGGTGAAAAAGCCGGGCGGCGATTCCCCGGAAAAGACCGAAAACGCGCGGACATTCAATGTGTTTGTGGAAGGCGAATATTACGAGGTGGACGTGGACGAAGTGGGCGGACCTCCTGTGATCGCCTACGCCGCCCCGGCCCCGGCCGCGGCTCCCGCTCCCGCGCCGGCCGCCGCCGCGCCCGCTCCCAAACCCGCGCCCGCGGCCAAGGCCGAGCCCGCGCCGGAAAAGGCGCCCGAGCCTCCCAAGCCTGCGGCCGGCGGCGGAACGCCCCTGGTGGCCCCCATGCCGGGCATGATCGTCAAATATGAAAAACAGGCGGGGGATTCCGTGAGCGAAGGCGAGACCGTGGTGGTTCTGGAGGCCATGAAGATGGAGAACGCGCTTCCCGCGCCGTTGGGCGGCGTCATCAAGGAGATTTATTTCCAGAGCGGGGACTCCGTGGCCAAGGGCGACACGCTGTGCGTGATTGAATAA
- the sucC gene encoding succinyl-CoA synthetase, beta subunit (Evidence 2a : Function from experimental evidences in other organisms; PubMedId : 10625475, 3002435, 6995430, 7017725, 8144675, 9298646, 9917402; Product type e : enzyme), translating into MKIHEYQAKELFRKYHAPVPESGLARTPEEAADIAAGLGGFPVVIKAQIHAGGRGKGGGVKLAGSKEEAMKIAGEILGMNLVTHQTGPEGRKVKKVLVEQGLHISRELYLSLVSDRASAKTVIMASEAGGMDIEEVSAEHPEKIIKVFVDPLLGIMPFHLRQAAFGLGLTPAAMKVFMPMLKNLYRMFVDLDCSLLEINPLVVTAEDTVMALDAKVNFDDSALFRHKDILEYRDLDEEDPLEVEASKYNLNYINLDGNIGNMVNGAGLAMATMDIIKLAGAEPANFLDVGGGASAEMVENGFRIILSDPNVKGILINIFGGILRCDVLARGVVEAARKTGINVPVVIRMEGTNVEEGRRILAESGLSLTSAADLKDAAQKVAAIV; encoded by the coding sequence ATGAAGATCCACGAATACCAGGCGAAAGAGCTGTTTCGAAAATACCATGCGCCCGTCCCCGAAAGCGGCCTGGCCCGGACCCCGGAGGAGGCCGCCGACATCGCGGCGGGCCTGGGGGGATTTCCGGTGGTCATCAAGGCCCAGATTCACGCCGGGGGCCGGGGCAAGGGCGGCGGGGTCAAACTCGCCGGCTCCAAAGAGGAGGCGATGAAGATCGCCGGCGAAATCCTGGGCATGAATCTGGTCACCCACCAGACGGGACCTGAAGGCCGAAAGGTCAAAAAGGTCCTGGTGGAGCAGGGCCTCCATATTTCCAGAGAGCTTTACTTAAGCCTGGTCTCGGACCGGGCGTCGGCCAAGACCGTCATTATGGCCAGCGAAGCCGGGGGAATGGACATTGAGGAAGTGTCGGCCGAACACCCGGAAAAGATCATCAAGGTTTTTGTGGATCCCCTTTTGGGGATCATGCCCTTCCACCTTCGCCAGGCGGCCTTCGGTCTGGGGCTGACGCCCGCGGCCATGAAGGTGTTCATGCCCATGCTTAAAAATCTTTACCGGATGTTTGTGGACCTGGACTGCTCCCTTCTGGAGATCAATCCCCTGGTCGTCACAGCCGAAGACACGGTCATGGCCCTGGACGCCAAGGTCAATTTCGACGACAGCGCGCTTTTCCGGCACAAGGACATCCTGGAATACCGGGACCTGGATGAGGAGGACCCCCTGGAGGTGGAGGCGTCCAAATACAACCTCAATTACATCAACCTGGACGGAAACATCGGGAACATGGTCAACGGCGCGGGCCTGGCCATGGCCACCATGGACATCATCAAGCTGGCCGGCGCCGAGCCCGCCAATTTTCTGGATGTGGGGGGCGGAGCCAGCGCCGAGATGGTGGAGAACGGTTTCAGGATCATCTTAAGCGATCCCAACGTCAAGGGGATTCTCATCAATATTTTCGGGGGAATCCTGCGCTGCGATGTCCTGGCCCGGGGCGTGGTGGAGGCCGCCAGAAAGACCGGCATCAACGTGCCCGTGGTCATCCGCATGGAGGGGACCAACGTGGAGGAGGGCCGAAGAATTCTCGCCGAATCGGGCCTGAGCCTGACGTCGGCCGCGGATTTGAAAGACGCCGCTCAAAAAGTGGCGGCGATCGTTTGA
- the sucD gene encoding succinyl-CoA synthetase, NAD(P)-binding, alpha subunit (Evidence 2a : Function from experimental evidences in other organisms; PubMedId : 10625475, 2548486, 3002435, 6995430, 7017725, 7783627, 8144675, 9298646, 9917402; Product type e : enzyme) has translation MSIFADKNIRLLVQGITGNEGKFHTRQCVEYGTNVVAGVTPGKGGLDMDGIPVFNAVKDAVKETGANAAMIFVPPPFAADAILESVEAGIDLIVTITEGIPVMDMTRVRQYMKNTSSRLIGPNCPGIITPGQCKIGIMPGPIHKPGGPIGVVSRSGTLTYEVVNQLTLKGIGQTTCIGIGGDPVNGTDFIDCLRAFENDPETGGVVMVGEIGGSAEEDASAFISKHMSKPVVGFIAGITAPPGRRMGHAGAIISGGAGTASAKIEAMKKGGVHVCENLGELGELCQKAFAPVL, from the coding sequence GTGAGCATATTCGCCGACAAAAACATACGCCTTCTGGTTCAGGGCATCACGGGAAACGAGGGTAAATTTCACACCCGCCAATGCGTGGAATACGGCACAAACGTGGTGGCCGGGGTCACCCCCGGAAAGGGCGGCCTGGACATGGACGGCATCCCGGTTTTTAACGCCGTCAAAGACGCCGTGAAAGAAACCGGCGCCAACGCCGCCATGATCTTTGTGCCGCCCCCCTTTGCGGCGGACGCCATACTGGAGTCCGTCGAGGCCGGGATTGATCTGATCGTGACCATCACCGAGGGCATTCCCGTCATGGACATGACCCGGGTGAGACAGTATATGAAAAACACGTCTTCCCGTCTCATCGGCCCCAACTGTCCGGGCATCATCACGCCGGGCCAGTGCAAGATCGGGATCATGCCCGGGCCCATCCACAAGCCCGGCGGCCCCATCGGCGTGGTGTCCCGATCCGGGACCCTGACGTACGAGGTGGTGAATCAGCTGACCCTTAAAGGCATCGGCCAGACCACCTGCATCGGCATCGGGGGAGATCCGGTGAACGGAACCGATTTCATCGACTGCCTGAGGGCCTTTGAGAACGACCCCGAAACAGGCGGCGTCGTGATGGTGGGGGAAATCGGGGGAAGCGCCGAGGAGGACGCCTCGGCGTTCATCTCCAAACATATGAGCAAACCCGTGGTGGGATTCATCGCGGGCATCACCGCCCCCCCGGGCAGGCGCATGGGCCACGCCGGCGCCATTATCAGCGGCGGCGCCGGAACCGCGTCGGCCAAAATCGAGGCCATGAAAAAAGGCGGGGTTCATGTGTGCGAAAACCTCGGGGAGCTGGGGGAGCTTTGTCAGAAAGCCTTCGCCCCGGTTCTCTAA
- the hypA gene encoding Hydrogenase maturation factor HypA, with the protein MHEMGIALEVIKIAADSVPADAKGAKIERINLEVGRLSAVVPESLKFCFDVASKDTPAEGAELNIEVIPVTARCRDCEAAWVITGPAFSCRKCESAAIEILSGRELDVKSIEIST; encoded by the coding sequence ATGCATGAAATGGGAATCGCCCTGGAGGTCATCAAAATCGCGGCCGACTCCGTGCCGGCCGACGCCAAAGGGGCCAAAATCGAACGGATCAACCTGGAGGTGGGGCGGCTTTCCGCCGTGGTCCCGGAGAGCCTGAAGTTTTGCTTTGACGTGGCGTCCAAAGACACCCCGGCCGAAGGCGCCGAGCTGAATATCGAGGTCATCCCGGTGACGGCCCGATGCAGGGACTGCGAGGCCGCGTGGGTGATCACCGGCCCGGCCTTCAGCTGCCGGAAATGCGAAAGCGCCGCCATCGAGATTCTGTCGGGGCGGGAGTTGGATGTCAAATCCATCGAAATTTCAACTTGA
- a CDS encoding Hydantoin utilization protein A — translation MRFGEKIQRCFHHDDSHHHLGKPGPHGDWVEDKKSGARRIRVVRRVLDVNEKMAGANRRMFSEKKVFVLNVMSSPGSGKTTTLQRTLSMIMDDIKTAVIVGDICTTNDADRLAGTGAPVVQINTDEFGGDCHLAAHVIERSAASIDLDPIDLLVVENIGNLVCPAEFDIGEDARAVVLSVTEGEDKPLKYPLMFRECDAAILNKTDLLPYLDFDIKEAADNIRKIHPGMPIFEMSAKTGEGFGPWIDWIKEKMAAKTF, via the coding sequence ATGCGATTCGGGGAAAAAATTCAGCGCTGTTTTCACCACGACGACTCCCACCATCATTTGGGAAAGCCGGGCCCCCACGGGGACTGGGTGGAAGACAAAAAATCCGGCGCCCGGCGGATCCGGGTGGTGCGACGGGTTCTGGATGTCAATGAAAAGATGGCCGGGGCAAACAGGCGGATGTTTTCCGAAAAAAAGGTGTTTGTGTTAAACGTCATGAGTTCCCCGGGCTCCGGAAAAACCACGACCCTGCAAAGAACCCTGTCCATGATCATGGACGACATCAAAACCGCCGTGATCGTGGGGGACATCTGCACCACAAACGACGCCGACCGCCTGGCCGGAACCGGCGCCCCGGTGGTTCAGATCAACACCGACGAGTTCGGCGGGGACTGCCACCTGGCCGCCCATGTGATCGAGCGCTCCGCCGCCTCCATTGATCTGGACCCCATTGATCTTCTGGTGGTGGAAAACATCGGCAACCTGGTGTGCCCGGCCGAGTTCGACATCGGGGAGGACGCCCGGGCCGTGGTTTTAAGCGTCACGGAGGGAGAGGACAAGCCGCTGAAGTACCCCTTGATGTTTCGGGAATGCGACGCGGCGATTTTAAACAAGACCGATCTTCTGCCATACCTGGATTTCGACATCAAAGAGGCCGCCGACAACATCCGCAAAATCCATCCCGGCATGCCGATTTTTGAGATGTCCGCCAAAACGGGCGAGGGGTTCGGGCCCTGGATTGACTGGATCAAAGAAAAGATGGCGGCCAAAACCTTTTAG
- a CDS encoding conserved hypothetical protein (Evidence 4 : Unknown function but conserved in other organisms): MTHFNMNDYFDFVDADDIRIKGTRVGIETVLDDYLNAMSPEQIAIRYPALTLEQVYATVTFYLRNQTQVDRYLDRWRLYSEKAWLDQRRRPSPAVRRLQELKRRRSPGVTA, encoded by the coding sequence ATGACCCATTTCAATATGAACGATTACTTTGATTTTGTGGACGCGGACGATATTCGCATCAAAGGAACACGGGTGGGAATCGAGACGGTGCTGGACGATTACCTGAACGCCATGAGCCCGGAGCAGATCGCCATTCGCTACCCGGCGCTCACCCTGGAGCAGGTGTACGCCACCGTCACATTTTATTTGCGTAATCAGACCCAAGTGGACCGGTATCTTGATCGGTGGAGACTTTATTCCGAGAAGGCATGGCTTGATCAGCGCCGCCGGCCTTCTCCGGCCGTTCGTCGCCTTCAGGAATTGAAGCGGCGGCGCTCCCCCGGCGTCACAGCATGA
- a CDS encoding conserved hypothetical protein (Evidence 4 : Unknown function but conserved in other organisms) has product MTNRGYLIDENVTPAIADQLLRRRPDMDVAVVGGEAAPTKGTGDPDILMWIEAHGFMLVTRNRKSMPEHLRRHLLDERHIPGILTLRPKASLGEIIDDLLLVWELSEPDEYRDQIIHVPF; this is encoded by the coding sequence ATGACAAATCGCGGGTATCTGATTGACGAAAATGTCACCCCGGCCATCGCCGATCAGCTTCTCCGGCGCCGGCCGGACATGGATGTGGCTGTCGTCGGAGGTGAAGCCGCCCCGACAAAGGGGACCGGTGATCCTGATATTTTGATGTGGATTGAAGCGCATGGATTCATGCTGGTCACTCGAAACCGAAAATCCATGCCCGAGCATCTTCGCCGGCATCTTTTGGACGAACGCCATATTCCGGGGATTTTGACCTTGCGTCCCAAGGCGTCGCTGGGCGAGATTATTGATGATTTGCTCCTGGTTTGGGAACTTTCCGAACCGGATGAGTATCGTGATCAAATTATTCATGTGCCGTTTTAG
- a CDS encoding conserved hypothetical protein (Evidence 4 : Unknown function but conserved in other organisms), translated as METNATIFERTYRRYLRRMGDVSFESAAKRLGAEARGNGLVIPFFSEKQSVSPDGIADFSGKRPDYDVCVILSRHVLMAPAEAPSGERAWASFRDFKDAAPLTGYFAHEAEGATASFFSGRLPDLKKAAEALGAYPPDLDADYDLAVCVPALPRVPMALLFNDADDEFAASCAILFDSGAPACLDAECLAMLGRRLFVTLKDRASFSHD; from the coding sequence ATGGAGACAAACGCGACCATATTTGAGCGGACCTATCGCCGGTATCTTCGGCGGATGGGGGACGTGTCCTTTGAATCGGCGGCAAAGCGCCTGGGCGCCGAGGCTCGGGGAAACGGACTCGTCATCCCCTTTTTTTCGGAAAAACAATCCGTCTCCCCGGACGGCATCGCCGATTTTTCGGGGAAAAGACCGGATTATGACGTGTGCGTCATCTTAAGCCGGCATGTGCTGATGGCCCCGGCCGAGGCCCCTTCTGGGGAGCGCGCCTGGGCCTCCTTCCGGGATTTCAAAGACGCGGCCCCGCTGACGGGCTATTTCGCCCATGAGGCCGAAGGCGCTACGGCCTCCTTTTTTTCAGGGAGGCTTCCGGATTTAAAAAAAGCCGCCGAAGCCCTGGGCGCGTATCCGCCGGATCTGGACGCGGACTACGATCTGGCCGTTTGCGTCCCCGCCCTTCCCAGGGTTCCCATGGCGCTTCTTTTCAATGACGCCGACGACGAGTTCGCCGCCTCGTGCGCCATCCTGTTTGACTCCGGCGCCCCGGCCTGCCTGGACGCCGAATGCCTGGCCATGCTGGGGCGGCGGCTGTTTGTGACCCTGAAAGACCGCGCCTCTTTTTCCCATGACTAA